The Tepidibacter aestuarii genome contains a region encoding:
- the fsa gene encoding fructose-6-phosphate aldolase, giving the protein MKLFIDTANVDEIREINDWGVIEGVTTNPSLIAKEGRDFKEVVKEITSIVDGPISAEVISLEAEGMIKEADELVKIHPNIVIKIPMTKEGLKAVKHMSGKGIKTNVTLVFSPNQALLAAKAGASYVSPFVGRLDDIGHEGAALIREISDIFDMHGIETEIISASIRHTEHVKQSALAGADIATIPYKIFEQMLKHPMTDLGIERFLKDWEGVK; this is encoded by the coding sequence ATGAAACTATTTATAGATACAGCTAATGTTGATGAGATAAGAGAGATAAATGATTGGGGAGTTATTGAAGGGGTTACTACTAATCCATCTTTAATAGCTAAAGAAGGAAGAGATTTTAAAGAGGTAGTTAAGGAGATAACTAGTATAGTAGATGGACCTATATCTGCTGAGGTAATATCTTTAGAGGCTGAGGGTATGATTAAGGAAGCTGATGAGCTTGTTAAGATTCACCCTAATATAGTTATAAAGATTCCTATGACTAAAGAGGGATTAAAGGCTGTAAAGCATATGTCTGGTAAAGGAATAAAGACTAATGTAACTTTAGTATTCTCTCCAAACCAAGCTTTACTTGCTGCAAAGGCTGGAGCTAGTTATGTAAGCCCATTCGTTGGAAGATTAGATGATATAGGACATGAGGGAGCAGCTCTTATAAGAGAGATATCTGATATATTCGATATGCATGGAATAGAAACTGAGATAATATCTGCAAGTATAAGACATACTGAGCATGTTAAGCAATCTGCTCTTGCAGGAGCTGATATAGCTACTATTCCATATAAGATATTTGAACAAATGTTAAAGCACCCTATGACTGATCTTGGAATTGAGAGATTCTTAAAGGATTGGGAAGGTGTTAAGTAA
- the pdxT gene encoding pyridoxal 5'-phosphate synthase glutaminase subunit PdxT, which produces MKRIGVLALQGAFKEHINIIKSIGHEAIEIRKAEQLDDIDGIILPGGESTAMGKLLDDFKIKEVLVDKINNGLPTWGTCAGMILLATELDGDEDAHLKVMDIKVRRNAYGSQLDSFITKEAIEGVCEKEIPMVFIRAPYIVDNGESVELLHCVDSNIVAARQGNMLATSFHPELTDDTTFHEYFIDMTNKI; this is translated from the coding sequence ATGAAAAGAATTGGTGTTTTAGCACTTCAAGGTGCATTTAAAGAGCATATAAATATAATTAAATCGATAGGTCATGAAGCTATTGAAATAAGAAAAGCTGAACAACTGGACGATATTGATGGAATTATTTTGCCTGGTGGAGAAAGTACAGCAATGGGAAAACTACTTGATGACTTCAAAATCAAAGAAGTTTTAGTAGATAAAATAAATAATGGCCTACCAACATGGGGAACATGTGCTGGAATGATTCTGCTTGCAACTGAACTAGACGGTGATGAAGATGCTCATCTTAAAGTTATGGATATAAAAGTAAGACGAAATGCATATGGTTCCCAGTTAGATAGCTTCATTACTAAAGAGGCAATTGAAGGAGTATGTGAAAAAGAAATTCCTATGGTGTTTATCAGAGCGCCATATATTGTAGATAATGGTGAAAGTGTTGAATTACTTCATTGTGTTGATAGCAATATTGTAGCCGCACGTCAGGGAAATATGCTTGCGACTTCTTTTCATCCAGAATTAACAGATGATACAACTTTTCATGAGTACTTTATTGATATGACAAATAAAATATAA
- the glpX gene encoding class II fructose-bisphosphatase: MDRNLAMEIVRVTETAALASVRFMGKGDKNGADGAAVEGMRKAFSSVKVRGEVVIGEGELDEAPMLYIGEKVGCGTDSDMEVDIAVDPLDGTSLIAKGLPNAIAVIAMAKKGCLLHAPDTYMKKMIVGPKAKGCIDINDSVENNLTRVAKALNKEISDLTLIIQDRERHDEIVAEARRLGARIKMFGDGDVAAGIATCFEDTGVDILMGIGGAPEGVITAAAVKCMGGDMQGILHPMSDEEQTRCYDLGLNDEDIKKVLTLDEIAKGDELFFAATGITEGELLKGAVCYDKNRIKTHSVVMRSKTGTIRFVEAVHRLDKSKIIEDLMEKYGNI; this comes from the coding sequence ATGGATAGAAATTTAGCGATGGAGATTGTTAGGGTTACAGAGACTGCTGCACTTGCTAGTGTTAGATTTATGGGTAAAGGTGATAAGAACGGAGCGGATGGGGCTGCTGTTGAAGGTATGAGAAAGGCTTTTTCTAGTGTTAAGGTAAGAGGAGAAGTTGTTATTGGTGAAGGTGAGCTTGATGAGGCACCTATGCTTTATATAGGTGAGAAAGTTGGATGTGGAACTGATTCTGATATGGAGGTTGATATTGCGGTTGATCCTTTAGATGGAACTTCATTAATTGCTAAGGGGCTTCCAAATGCTATTGCTGTAATTGCCATGGCTAAAAAAGGATGTCTACTTCATGCACCAGATACATATATGAAGAAGATGATAGTAGGACCTAAAGCTAAGGGATGTATAGATATAAATGATTCAGTAGAAAACAACCTAACAAGGGTTGCAAAAGCGCTAAATAAAGAAATATCTGATTTAACACTTATAATACAAGATAGAGAAAGACATGATGAAATAGTTGCTGAGGCAAGAAGACTTGGCGCTAGAATAAAAATGTTTGGAGACGGAGATGTAGCTGCTGGTATCGCAACTTGTTTTGAAGATACTGGTGTTGATATATTAATGGGAATAGGTGGAGCACCTGAGGGTGTAATAACTGCAGCTGCTGTAAAATGTATGGGCGGAGATATGCAAGGAATTTTACATCCTATGAGTGATGAAGAACAAACTAGATGTTATGATCTTGGACTTAATGATGAGGACATAAAAAAAGTATTAACTCTTGATGAGATTGCTAAAGGAGATGAGTTATTCTTTGCAGCAACAGGAATAACAGAAGGTGAGCTTTTAAAAGGTGCTGTATGTTATGATAAAAATAGAATAAAGACTCATTCTGTTGTTATGAGATCTAAAACTGGAACTATAAGATTTGTTGAGGCTGTTCATAGACTTGACAAGAGTAAGATAATAGAAGATCTTATGGAGAAATACGGAAACATATAG
- a CDS encoding MarR family winged helix-turn-helix transcriptional regulator — MNNKELFNFLDSYNFIEDMSGKTIINLLKSVEIMRFIYNNLFAHHGISESKFYVLLLLSYSEEGMALSEIGDKMLVTRANMTGLIDRMGKEGLVEKKVNPKDKRSSIAHLTDKGRELFDNIKGTHIDFSRQMTSGLSIEEKEQLNTLLEKLQNDIVKSFSEEE; from the coding sequence GTGAACAACAAGGAACTGTTTAATTTTTTAGATAGCTACAATTTTATTGAGGATATGTCTGGAAAAACTATAATTAACTTATTAAAAAGTGTTGAGATAATGAGATTTATTTATAATAATTTATTTGCACACCATGGCATATCTGAATCAAAATTTTATGTCCTACTTCTACTTTCGTATTCTGAAGAAGGGATGGCTTTATCTGAAATAGGAGATAAGATGCTTGTAACAAGAGCTAATATGACAGGTCTTATAGATAGAATGGGAAAAGAGGGATTGGTAGAAAAGAAGGTTAATCCTAAAGACAAAAGATCCTCTATAGCTCACCTTACAGATAAGGGAAGAGAATTATTTGATAACATAAAAGGGACTCATATTGACTTTAGCAGACAAATGACTAGTGGGTTAAGTATTGAAGAAAAAGAGCAATTAAATACATTGCTTGAAAAGCTTCAAAATGACATAGTAAAGAGTTTTAGTGAGGAGGAATAA
- the rho gene encoding transcription termination factor Rho encodes MNQEELKSKTIAQLREIAKELNIKSATKYKKLELINMILDIDKNEKNSDVEKKNETEKKNKIENKIEELKVQDNHIPKKVINELRNDQKQDIAHGVLEILPDGYGFLRGSNYLSTGQDVYISPSQIRRFNMKTGDKVMGITRPPKSGEKFRALLYVQKINNENPEKSIRRPSFEKLTPIYPDVRINLQNEQHQIATRLIDLIAPIGMGQRGLVVAPPKAGKTILLKNIANSISTNYPDVELIVLLIDERPEEVTDMQESIKGDVIYSTFDELPSHHIKVAEMVLNRAQRLVEHGRDVVILLDSITRLARAYNLTIPPTGRTLSGGLDPGALHGPKKFFGAARNIRQGGSLTILATALVETGSRMDDVIFEEFKGTGNMEVHLDRKLAQKRIFPAVDIAKSGTRKEELLLTSEEMSLLWKIRKSIGNNTQEYTEKMIKFLKQTKNNNEFVNLVNKNI; translated from the coding sequence TTGAACCAAGAAGAATTAAAAAGTAAAACCATAGCACAGCTTAGAGAAATTGCTAAAGAACTGAACATAAAATCTGCAACTAAATACAAAAAACTTGAACTTATAAATATGATACTTGATATAGATAAAAATGAAAAAAATAGTGATGTTGAAAAAAAGAATGAAACCGAAAAAAAGAATAAAATTGAAAATAAGATAGAAGAGTTAAAAGTTCAAGATAATCATATTCCTAAGAAGGTAATAAATGAGTTGAGAAATGATCAAAAACAAGATATAGCACATGGAGTTTTGGAAATACTACCTGATGGATATGGTTTTTTGAGAGGCTCAAACTATCTTTCAACAGGACAAGATGTTTACATATCACCATCTCAAATAAGAAGATTTAACATGAAAACGGGAGATAAGGTAATGGGTATTACTAGACCTCCAAAGAGCGGTGAAAAGTTTAGAGCATTACTTTATGTTCAAAAGATAAATAATGAAAATCCTGAAAAGAGTATAAGAAGACCTTCTTTTGAAAAATTAACACCTATATATCCTGATGTTAGAATTAATCTTCAAAACGAGCAGCATCAAATAGCTACAAGGCTAATAGATTTAATAGCACCTATAGGTATGGGACAAAGAGGACTTGTTGTAGCTCCTCCTAAAGCCGGAAAGACTATACTCCTTAAAAACATAGCTAACAGTATATCTACTAATTATCCAGATGTTGAACTTATAGTGCTTTTAATAGATGAAAGACCTGAGGAAGTTACTGATATGCAGGAATCTATAAAAGGTGATGTTATATATTCAACTTTTGATGAATTACCATCTCATCATATAAAAGTAGCTGAAATGGTACTTAATAGAGCACAAAGACTTGTTGAGCATGGAAGAGATGTTGTAATACTTCTTGATAGTATTACAAGACTTGCAAGAGCTTATAACTTAACAATACCGCCAACAGGAAGAACTTTATCTGGAGGACTTGATCCTGGAGCGCTTCATGGACCTAAAAAATTCTTTGGAGCAGCTAGGAATATAAGACAGGGTGGATCGTTAACTATACTTGCAACAGCTTTAGTTGAAACAGGATCTAGAATGGATGATGTTATATTTGAAGAATTTAAAGGAACTGGAAATATGGAAGTTCATTTAGATAGAAAGCTTGCTCAAAAGAGAATATTCCCAGCGGTTGATATAGCGAAATCTGGAACTAGAAAAGAAGAATTACTTCTTACTAGTGAAGAGATGAGTCTTCTTTGGAAGATTAGAAAATCGATTGGAAACAATACTCAGGAGTATACGGAAAAGATGATAAAATTCTTAAAACAAACAAAAAATAATAATGAATTTGTAAATTTAGTAAATAAGAACATTTAA
- a CDS encoding polysaccharide deacetylase family protein, producing the protein MKNLKKISCIILFLLTLLSVGCNKKDMTSSTDVSSNAKQENVLNDNSYEVEFITNIFKTKIYEEDVDLEITYPQIKGLEDKELQNSINETIKDKFLSYNEVLTSEGNVIDESLEITSKTDNVLSIKYNFVNKPDDVEFHEEINININMKNGKLINAENLFKSEESIEKVKSIVDDIIKNENLNVENPIGNENIFERIYFTDKNLIIYNINDESTEIKVPLDEISDYINI; encoded by the coding sequence ATGAAAAACCTAAAAAAAATATCATGTATAATACTATTTTTACTAACTTTATTATCAGTTGGATGTAATAAAAAAGATATGACCAGCTCTACTGATGTAAGCAGCAATGCAAAACAAGAGAATGTTTTAAATGACAATTCTTATGAAGTCGAATTTATTACTAATATATTTAAAACTAAGATTTATGAAGAAGATGTAGATTTAGAAATTACATATCCTCAAATAAAAGGACTAGAAGATAAAGAGTTACAAAATAGTATTAACGAAACTATAAAAGATAAATTTCTAAGTTATAATGAAGTTCTAACTTCAGAAGGTAATGTTATTGATGAAAGCTTGGAAATAACGTCAAAAACAGATAATGTTTTAAGTATTAAATATAATTTTGTAAATAAACCTGATGATGTTGAGTTTCATGAAGAAATTAATATTAATATCAATATGAAAAACGGAAAATTAATAAATGCAGAAAACTTATTTAAATCTGAGGAATCTATAGAAAAAGTAAAATCAATTGTAGATGATATTATTAAAAATGAAAATTTGAATGTTGAAAATCCAATTGGTAATGAAAATATATTCGAAAGAATATATTTTACAGATAAAAACCTTATAATTTATAATATTAATGATGAAAGCACTGAAATTAAAGTTCCTCTAGATGAAATATCAGACTATATAAACATCTAA
- a CDS encoding TolC family protein: MNKKIISVAISAALALTPVSTAFNAYAQDVKQEVNKNEENLNLTLDDAIKIATENNYILKGLEVELRSTDLSLDRAKHNERKIKKGQDKLDDAREYYGPILDKINGALSNPSLPEEKRKELEGQKQQIEEGLKNGEGSFDLAIEDANSVIANKLNIDVDRVLAVNSTTELMTTMADLQNEVTKDGYLIAQKQIALLTRQKYYEVIKAEKIEELKKIALERATAQYNMAKDAYDAGMKAKDDVLLSQAQVNLMNVDYRKACMNRKNAEIELKKVMNVDLNKNINLVQDFTTTKLEANLEEGLKQGSEKRIEIRKAQAQYLVDKLNFELTSSQYPSNTYQYKEAKIKMEKSKVNIDSAAQEVEASIIQSYEAVEATADMLAYTEGVVENAKESLEIAEYRYKEGYGFETSVIKSADLQDVAGTMVEVIAAQERLADIEEKVIEVIFSYNLARDKYLNDIGSY, from the coding sequence ATGAATAAAAAAATTATTTCCGTGGCAATATCTGCAGCACTTGCTTTAACACCTGTGAGTACAGCGTTTAATGCATACGCACAAGACGTAAAACAAGAAGTAAATAAAAACGAGGAAAATTTAAATTTAACTTTAGATGATGCTATAAAGATTGCTACTGAGAATAACTATATATTAAAAGGACTTGAGGTAGAGTTAAGATCAACGGATTTATCTTTAGATAGAGCAAAACATAATGAAAGAAAAATAAAAAAGGGACAAGATAAGCTTGATGATGCGAGGGAGTATTACGGGCCTATATTAGATAAAATAAATGGTGCGCTTTCTAACCCCTCATTGCCTGAAGAGAAAAGGAAAGAATTAGAAGGTCAAAAACAACAAATAGAAGAAGGACTTAAAAATGGAGAAGGTTCTTTTGACTTAGCTATAGAAGATGCTAACTCAGTTATAGCTAATAAGTTGAATATAGATGTAGACAGAGTACTAGCTGTTAATTCTACAACTGAGCTTATGACTACTATGGCTGATCTTCAAAATGAGGTTACAAAGGATGGGTATTTAATTGCTCAAAAGCAGATAGCACTTCTTACTCGTCAAAAATACTATGAAGTAATAAAAGCTGAGAAGATAGAAGAGCTTAAGAAAATAGCTCTTGAAAGAGCTACTGCTCAATACAATATGGCAAAAGATGCATATGATGCTGGAATGAAGGCAAAAGATGATGTTTTGTTATCTCAGGCTCAAGTAAATCTTATGAATGTAGACTATAGAAAAGCTTGTATGAACAGAAAGAATGCAGAAATAGAACTTAAGAAGGTTATGAATGTAGATCTTAATAAAAATATAAACTTAGTTCAAGATTTTACTACTACAAAATTGGAAGCTAATTTAGAAGAGGGATTAAAGCAAGGTAGTGAGAAACGAATAGAGATAAGAAAGGCTCAAGCTCAGTACTTAGTTGACAAATTGAACTTTGAACTTACATCTAGTCAATATCCAAGTAATACTTATCAGTATAAGGAAGCTAAGATAAAGATGGAAAAGTCAAAGGTAAATATAGATAGTGCAGCTCAAGAAGTTGAAGCGAGCATAATACAATCTTATGAGGCTGTAGAGGCTACGGCTGATATGCTAGCTTATACAGAAGGAGTAGTTGAGAATGCTAAGGAATCTCTTGAAATAGCTGAGTATAGATATAAAGAGGGATATGGATTTGAAACTTCTGTTATAAAGAGTGCAGATCTTCAAGATGTGGCAGGTACTATGGTTGAGGTTATTGCAGCTCAAGAAAGGCTTGCTGATATAGAGGAGAAGGTTATAGAGGTTATATTTAGTTATAATTTGGCTAGAGATAAGTATTTAAATGATATAGGTAGTTATTAA
- a CDS encoding ABC transporter permease — MNKIKKYIMAFSLIFITPLVVNVMLCYMFSDHQLKEIPTAVYLGDNTQFSRSIVTYFDDNEIFNVKYYVDSPYDIEKLIIENKVRFGLVIPDDFYKDLKEYKSPTILTVYDGSQLSYTSFAKAQASETLMTIKGGALVKVLQAKLNIPFDQAKKIVSSISIQTRMLFNPTRNYTNYLMPGFMTAIVQAGLVIAASVSIDREKRRSMATYLGSKILAYTALGFVSLMLNICIQTSVFDVPLRGSIKQLMILTLVFSMSVSTIGIFISSVVWDKIKASQAAALLFLPNTIMIGYTYPLIGMTDGYKFVGKYIPLYHYADNLRDLMVKGYIINYAKDIRYLLFVSALFYGLAILVEILRENRISKKKSLGEGEVVENT; from the coding sequence TTGAATAAAATAAAAAAATATATAATGGCATTTAGTTTAATCTTCATAACGCCTTTAGTGGTAAATGTAATGCTTTGCTATATGTTCTCGGATCATCAACTAAAAGAAATTCCTACTGCTGTATATCTTGGAGACAATACTCAGTTTTCTAGAAGCATAGTAACTTATTTTGATGATAATGAAATATTTAATGTTAAGTATTATGTAGATAGTCCTTATGATATAGAGAAGTTAATAATTGAAAATAAAGTTAGATTTGGACTTGTAATTCCGGATGATTTTTATAAAGATTTAAAGGAATATAAATCACCTACTATATTGACTGTATATGATGGAAGTCAGCTTTCATATACTTCATTTGCTAAGGCTCAAGCATCAGAAACATTGATGACTATAAAAGGAGGGGCTTTAGTAAAGGTATTACAGGCAAAGCTTAATATTCCTTTTGATCAAGCTAAAAAGATAGTATCATCTATAAGTATACAAACTAGGATGTTATTTAATCCAACTAGAAACTATACTAATTATTTGATGCCTGGATTTATGACAGCAATTGTTCAAGCTGGTCTTGTTATAGCAGCTTCTGTTAGTATAGATAGAGAAAAAAGAAGAAGTATGGCTACTTATTTAGGATCAAAAATATTAGCATATACTGCTCTTGGTTTTGTATCACTTATGTTAAATATATGTATACAGACCAGTGTATTTGATGTTCCGCTTAGAGGGAGCATTAAACAGCTTATGATTCTTACGCTTGTATTCTCTATGTCTGTATCTACTATTGGAATATTTATATCATCAGTAGTATGGGATAAGATAAAGGCATCTCAGGCGGCAGCTTTACTTTTTTTACCTAACACTATTATGATAGGTTATACGTACCCTTTAATAGGTATGACTGATGGATATAAATTTGTAGGAAAGTATATACCTCTTTATCATTACGCAGATAATCTAAGAGATTTAATGGTTAAAGGATATATTATAAACTATGCTAAAGACATAAGATACTTACTATTTGTATCTGCTTTATTCTATGGGTTAGCTATACTAGTTGAGATATTAAGAGAAAACAGAATTAGTAAGAAAAAGAGCTTGGGAGAAGGTGAAGTTGTTGAAAATACTTAA
- the pdxS gene encoding pyridoxal 5'-phosphate synthase lyase subunit PdxS produces the protein MSRYELNKNLAQMLKGGVIMDVTNPEEAKIAEEAGACAVMALERVPADIRKDGGVARASDPQMIKGIKEAVSIPVMAKVRIGHFVEAQILEALEIDYIDESEVLTPADPTLHIDKKDFKVPFVCGAKNLGEALRRIGEGASMIRTKGEPGTGDVIEAVKHMRMMNSEIRRIQGLSKEELMNAAKELQAPIHLVEYVHEHGKLPVVNFAAGGVATPADAAMMMQLGCDGVFVGSGIFKSGDPRKRAAAIVKAVTHFNDPKILAEVSENLGEAMVGINVYSIDKEERMANRGY, from the coding sequence ATGAGTAGATACGAATTGAATAAAAACTTAGCTCAAATGCTAAAAGGTGGAGTTATAATGGATGTTACAAATCCAGAAGAAGCAAAGATTGCTGAAGAAGCAGGTGCTTGTGCAGTTATGGCTCTAGAGAGAGTTCCTGCTGATATCAGAAAAGATGGTGGAGTTGCAAGAGCTTCAGATCCACAGATGATAAAAGGTATTAAAGAAGCTGTTTCTATTCCAGTTATGGCAAAGGTAAGAATAGGACATTTTGTAGAAGCGCAGATACTTGAAGCTTTAGAAATAGATTATATAGATGAAAGTGAAGTTTTAACACCTGCTGATCCAACTCTTCATATTGATAAAAAAGATTTCAAAGTTCCTTTTGTTTGTGGAGCTAAAAACTTAGGTGAAGCTTTAAGAAGAATTGGAGAAGGTGCTTCAATGATTAGAACTAAAGGGGAACCTGGAACAGGTGATGTTATAGAAGCTGTTAAACATATGAGAATGATGAACTCTGAAATTAGAAGAATTCAAGGGTTATCAAAAGAAGAATTAATGAATGCTGCTAAAGAGCTACAGGCTCCTATTCATTTGGTTGAGTATGTTCATGAACATGGAAAACTTCCTGTTGTAAATTTTGCAGCTGGTGGTGTTGCTACTCCTGCTGATGCTGCAATGATGATGCAGCTTGGTTGTGATGGAGTATTTGTTGGATCTGGAATCTTCAAATCAGGGGATCCAAGAAAAAGAGCTGCTGCTATAGTTAAAGCTGTTACACATTTTAATGATCCAAAAATATTAGCTGAAGTATCAGAAAATCTTGGAGAAGCAATGGTTGGAATCAATGTTTATTCAATAGATAAAGAAGAAAGAATGGCTAATAGAGGGTACTAA
- a CDS encoding ABC transporter permease, with translation MLKILNEIIKFFEQPKNIVILVLGPLFFTFLIGGVYMKDYLNDIPIVVLDMDNSSSSRMIVNEFENNDRYYVSSAVDSFEELKYAIDSKEAYMGIYIPRDFNKDIKKQKSSSVALIIDESNITIGNTALASASEILATINAGINIKILQAKGIDPKTSYDLAKIFNFESRVLYDAKYTYKGYVMPGIILVFVQQLFLSAFIPAIMDDKENIFIKSIVYSIVGSLTYVLCALILKYVLHINFTGSFLYAFLYVTVFILTLVGPGMLIASIFKDKLKVTQFTMLLSMPTFLTAGYAWPVEQTPVVLSYIIKMIWPLIYAISPIRDILVKGTPVSIFTKDIICLILFGCIWAFIGYNLFKRTFKNNNRGGMSEQQGTV, from the coding sequence TTGTTGAAAATACTTAATGAAATAATAAAGTTTTTTGAGCAGCCTAAAAATATAGTTATATTAGTTTTAGGACCTTTATTTTTCACCTTTCTTATCGGCGGAGTTTATATGAAAGATTATTTAAATGATATACCTATAGTGGTGCTTGATATGGATAATTCATCTTCTTCTAGAATGATAGTAAATGAATTTGAAAATAACGATAGATACTATGTATCTTCTGCTGTTGATTCATTTGAAGAACTAAAATATGCTATAGATTCTAAAGAAGCTTATATGGGAATTTATATACCTAGGGATTTTAATAAGGATATAAAAAAGCAAAAGTCATCCAGTGTAGCTCTTATAATAGATGAAAGCAATATAACAATAGGAAATACAGCGTTAGCATCTGCATCTGAAATACTAGCTACTATAAATGCAGGTATAAATATAAAAATACTTCAAGCTAAGGGAATAGACCCTAAAACTTCTTATGATTTAGCTAAGATATTCAATTTTGAATCTAGGGTACTTTATGATGCTAAGTACACTTATAAAGGCTATGTTATGCCTGGTATAATACTTGTATTTGTACAGCAGCTGTTTTTATCAGCATTTATTCCAGCGATAATGGATGATAAAGAAAATATATTTATAAAATCAATTGTATATTCTATTGTCGGAAGCTTAACATATGTGTTATGTGCATTAATTCTGAAGTATGTTCTCCATATAAACTTCACTGGATCATTCTTATATGCATTTTTATATGTTACAGTGTTCATATTAACTCTTGTTGGACCAGGAATGCTAATAGCATCAATATTTAAAGATAAGCTTAAGGTTACGCAATTTACCATGCTTTTATCAATGCCTACGTTTTTAACTGCTGGATATGCATGGCCTGTAGAGCAAACTCCTGTTGTTCTTTCATATATAATAAAAATGATATGGCCTCTGATATATGCTATATCTCCTATAAGAGATATATTAGTAAAGGGTACGCCTGTAAGTATATTTACAAAAGATATAATTTGCCTTATATTATTTGGTTGTATATGGGCTTTTATTGGATATAATTTATTTAAACGAACATTTAAAAATAATAATAGAGGTGGTATGAGTGAACAACAAGGAACTGTTTAA
- the glpX gene encoding class II fructose-bisphosphatase, translating to MDRNLAINLVRVTEAAAIGGSKYLGRGDKNIADQAAVDGMRKMFDTIDIDGEVVIGEGEMDEAPMLYIGEKIGRRSVDSIKVDIAVDPLDGTNCVAKGLPNAIAVVALAPKGCLLNAPDMYMDKIAVGPKAKGLVKLDNPVSYNLNILSNVLNKSMDDLTVTMLDRDRHSKLIQECRAAGVRIKLFNEGDVGAAMATCFDDTGIDMMVGIGGAPEGVLAAAALKCMGGDFQGRLVPFEKQEEQRCLDMGIDHKKILTMEDLVKGNEVYFAATGITDGDFLKGVIYKGNKTAHTHSVVMRSETGTIRFIEAIHKLDTKPSYAK from the coding sequence ATGGATAGAAATTTGGCTATAAATTTAGTTAGAGTTACAGAAGCTGCTGCTATTGGAGGATCTAAGTACTTAGGTAGAGGAGACAAAAATATAGCGGATCAAGCGGCTGTTGATGGAATGAGAAAGATGTTTGATACTATTGATATAGATGGAGAAGTAGTTATAGGTGAGGGTGAAATGGACGAAGCACCTATGCTTTATATCGGAGAAAAAATAGGAAGACGCTCAGTTGATTCTATTAAGGTAGATATAGCTGTAGATCCTTTAGATGGAACTAACTGTGTTGCTAAAGGACTTCCTAATGCTATTGCAGTAGTTGCTCTTGCACCTAAGGGATGCTTACTTAATGCACCTGATATGTATATGGATAAAATTGCTGTTGGACCAAAGGCTAAAGGTCTTGTAAAACTAGATAATCCTGTTAGCTACAATTTAAACATACTATCTAATGTACTTAATAAGAGTATGGATGATTTAACAGTTACTATGCTAGATCGTGATAGACATTCTAAATTAATACAAGAATGCAGAGCGGCTGGAGTTAGAATAAAATTATTCAATGAAGGTGATGTAGGAGCTGCCATGGCTACTTGTTTTGATGACACAGGAATAGATATGATGGTAGGAATAGGAGGTGCTCCAGAAGGAGTACTAGCAGCAGCAGCGCTTAAATGTATGGGAGGAGATTTCCAAGGTAGACTTGTTCCTTTTGAAAAACAAGAAGAACAAAGATGCTTAGATATGGGAATTGACCATAAAAAAATACTTACTATGGAAGACTTAGTAAAAGGAAATGAAGTTTATTTTGCAGCTACTGGTATAACTGATGGCGACTTTTTAAAGGGAGTTATATATAAAGGTAACAAAACTGCTCATACACATTCTGTAGTAATGAGATCGGAAACTGGAACTATAAGATTTATAGAAGCTATACATAAATTGGATACAAAACCTAGTTATGCAAAGTAG